A region of Mesorhizobium sp. AR02 DNA encodes the following proteins:
- a CDS encoding cytochrome c biogenesis CcdA family protein encodes MALDIGYVSAVGAGAISFLSPCVLPLVPPYLCYMAGVSVDDFRGNAGVTAREGTRGALLYSSIAFVLGFSTVFVALGAGASTIGRLLRVWQEPLAMGAGVLIILMGLNFLGILRIPLLSREARFQSQGKPASAVAAYVMGLAFAFGWTPCIGPVLGPILTLAGGRETAGEGALLLAAYSLGLGIPFLIAALFSGAFMRFLGKFRVHLGRVEKAIGALLVVAGVFFLTGGVQTVSYWLLENFPVLGRLG; translated from the coding sequence ATGGCACTGGACATCGGCTATGTCAGCGCGGTCGGGGCGGGGGCGATCTCGTTCCTGTCGCCTTGCGTGCTGCCGCTGGTGCCGCCCTATCTCTGCTATATGGCCGGCGTGTCGGTCGACGATTTTCGCGGCAATGCGGGTGTGACAGCCCGGGAAGGTACGCGCGGTGCGCTGCTTTATTCCTCGATCGCCTTCGTGCTCGGCTTCTCGACCGTGTTCGTCGCGCTCGGCGCCGGCGCCTCGACCATCGGTCGGCTGCTGCGCGTCTGGCAAGAGCCGCTGGCGATGGGCGCCGGCGTGCTGATCATCCTGATGGGGCTGAATTTCCTCGGCATCCTGCGCATTCCGCTGTTGTCGCGCGAGGCGCGCTTTCAGTCACAGGGCAAGCCGGCCAGTGCCGTCGCCGCCTATGTCATGGGGCTCGCCTTCGCCTTTGGCTGGACACCCTGCATCGGCCCGGTGCTGGGGCCGATCCTGACGCTGGCCGGCGGCCGCGAAACCGCGGGCGAGGGCGCGCTGCTGCTCGCCGCCTATTCGCTTGGGCTTGGTATTCCCTTCCTGATCGCCGCCCTGTTTTCCGGCGCCTTCATGCGCTTCCTCGGCAAATTCCGCGTCCATCTCGGCCGCGTCGAAAAGGCGATCGGCGCGCTGCTGGTCGTCGCCGGCGTGTTTTTCCTCACCGGCGGCGTGCAGACGGTATCCTATTGGCTGCTGGAGAATTTCCCGGTGCTGGGGCGGCTGGGGTAA
- the glmU gene encoding bifunctional UDP-N-acetylglucosamine diphosphorylase/glucosamine-1-phosphate N-acetyltransferase GlmU, whose amino-acid sequence MSQRSCLSVILAAGEGTRMKSALPKVLHLIAGLPMVAHVVKAADAAGASSDAIVIGHGAEEMRKAVAKFAPKAEAFVQEERLGTAHAVLAAREAISRGYDDILVMFGDTPLIDAEALNLARLKLAEGAAVVVIGFRPPVANGYGRLVEKGGKLIAIREEKDCSEAEKKINFCNAGMMAVAGAHALKLLDAVGNKNAKGEYYLTDIVEIAGAQGLDVVATEASFENALGINNRAELAQAEGIWQARRRQEAMLSGVTLIAPETVYFSHDTEIGADTLVEPNVWFGPGVKIAGGAKIHAFSHIEGATIAANCDVGPFARLRPGADLRDKAKVGNFCEVKQAVIEEGAKVNHLTYIGDARVGAGANIGAGTITCNYDGYSKFFTDIGEGAFVGSNSSLVAPVTIGKGGYIASGSVITESVPDDALAFGRARQKTIPGKGKELRERFASAAAAKKKAAGADH is encoded by the coding sequence ATGAGCCAGAGATCCTGCCTGTCCGTCATCCTCGCCGCCGGTGAAGGTACGCGCATGAAGAGCGCGCTGCCGAAGGTGCTGCACCTGATCGCGGGGCTGCCGATGGTCGCCCATGTCGTGAAGGCGGCCGACGCCGCCGGTGCCAGCAGCGATGCGATCGTGATCGGCCACGGCGCGGAAGAGATGCGCAAGGCGGTGGCGAAGTTCGCACCCAAGGCCGAGGCTTTCGTGCAAGAAGAGCGCCTGGGTACGGCGCATGCGGTTCTTGCCGCACGTGAAGCGATATCAAGGGGTTATGACGACATCCTGGTGATGTTCGGCGACACGCCGCTGATCGATGCGGAAGCGCTGAACTTGGCTCGGCTGAAACTCGCCGAAGGTGCGGCCGTCGTGGTGATCGGCTTCCGTCCGCCCGTTGCAAACGGCTACGGCCGGCTGGTCGAAAAAGGCGGCAAGCTGATCGCCATCCGCGAGGAAAAGGACTGCTCCGAAGCGGAGAAGAAGATCAACTTCTGCAATGCCGGCATGATGGCGGTGGCCGGCGCCCACGCGCTGAAGTTGCTCGACGCGGTCGGTAACAAGAATGCCAAGGGTGAGTATTATCTCACCGACATCGTCGAGATCGCGGGCGCGCAAGGTCTCGATGTCGTCGCCACCGAAGCCAGTTTCGAGAATGCACTCGGCATCAACAACCGCGCCGAACTGGCGCAGGCCGAAGGCATCTGGCAGGCACGCCGCCGGCAGGAGGCGATGCTGTCGGGCGTGACGCTGATCGCGCCGGAGACCGTGTATTTCTCGCACGACACCGAGATCGGCGCCGACACGCTGGTCGAACCCAATGTCTGGTTCGGCCCGGGGGTAAAAATTGCTGGCGGCGCCAAGATCCATGCCTTCAGCCATATCGAAGGGGCAACCATTGCTGCGAACTGCGATGTGGGCCCGTTTGCGCGGCTGCGGCCAGGCGCCGATCTCCGGGACAAAGCAAAAGTCGGCAATTTCTGCGAGGTCAAGCAGGCTGTCATCGAGGAGGGCGCCAAGGTCAACCATCTGACCTATATCGGCGATGCCCGCGTCGGCGCGGGCGCCAATATCGGCGCCGGCACCATCACCTGCAACTATGACGGCTATTCGAAATTCTTTACCGACATCGGCGAGGGCGCCTTTGTCGGCTCGAATTCCTCGCTGGTGGCGCCTGTCACGATCGGCAAGGGCGGCTACATCGCTTCCGGCAGCGTCATCACCGAAAGCGTTCCCGACGATGCGCTGGCCTTCGGCCGCGCCCGCCAGAAGACCATCCCCGGCAAGGGCAAGGAATTGCGCGAGCGTTTTGCCTCGGCCGCGGCGGCGAAGAAGAAGGCTGCTGGCGCCGACCACTAA
- the glmS gene encoding glutamine--fructose-6-phosphate transaminase (isomerizing): MCGIVGIIGHSQVAPLIVDALKRLEYRGYDSAGVATIERGQLARRRAEGKLINLERRLRDEPLDGTIGIGHTRWATHGVPNEINAHPHFSDGVAIVHNGIIENFSELRDELIRDGYAFSSQTDTEVVAHLVAHELAKGLKPVEAAHQALKRLEGAFALAIMFKGDENLIVGARNGPPLAVGHGDGEMFLGSDAIALAPFTNSITYLEDGDWAVVRRDSVAIFDIDGKKVERKRQQSLSTSFMVDKGNRRHFMEKEIHEQPEVISHTLAHYVDFVSGVSKPLDLPFDFAKIGRLAISACGTAYLAGLIGKYWFERYARLPVDIDVASEFRYREMPLSANDAAFFISQSGETADTLASLRYCRKAGMKIGAVVNVRESTMARESDVVLPTLAGPEIGVASTKAFTCQLSVLASLAVRAGVARGTISKEQEKTLVRALSEAPRYANQVLKLEEQIERIARELSRYKDVLYLGRDTNFPLAMEGALKLKEISYIHAEGYAAGELKHGPIALIDENMPVIVIAPHDRIFEKTVSNMQEVAARGGKIILITDSKGAAHSSVKTMETIILPDVPEIISPIIYALPIQMLAYFAAVFMGTDVDQPRNLAKSVTVE; the protein is encoded by the coding sequence ATGTGCGGTATCGTTGGAATCATCGGCCATTCGCAGGTTGCGCCGCTCATCGTCGACGCCCTGAAACGGCTCGAATATCGCGGCTATGACTCGGCCGGCGTCGCCACCATCGAGCGTGGTCAGCTCGCCCGCCGGCGCGCCGAAGGCAAGCTGATCAACCTCGAGCGCCGTCTCAGGGACGAGCCGCTCGACGGCACGATCGGTATCGGCCACACGCGCTGGGCAACCCATGGCGTGCCCAACGAGATCAATGCGCATCCGCATTTTTCCGACGGTGTCGCCATCGTCCATAACGGCATCATCGAGAATTTTTCCGAGCTGCGCGACGAGTTGATCCGTGACGGTTATGCCTTCTCGTCGCAGACCGACACCGAGGTTGTCGCCCATCTGGTGGCGCACGAACTCGCCAAGGGGCTGAAGCCGGTCGAGGCCGCGCACCAGGCGCTGAAGCGGCTGGAAGGCGCCTTTGCGCTGGCGATCATGTTCAAGGGCGACGAGAACCTGATCGTCGGCGCCCGCAACGGTCCGCCGCTTGCCGTCGGCCATGGCGATGGCGAGATGTTCTTGGGCTCCGATGCCATCGCGCTCGCGCCGTTCACCAATTCGATCACCTATCTCGAAGACGGCGACTGGGCTGTGGTGCGCCGCGACAGCGTCGCCATCTTCGACATCGACGGCAAAAAGGTCGAGCGCAAGCGGCAGCAGTCGCTGTCGACCAGCTTCATGGTCGACAAGGGCAACCGGCGCCATTTCATGGAGAAGGAAATCCATGAGCAGCCCGAGGTGATCTCGCACACGCTGGCGCATTATGTGGATTTCGTCTCCGGCGTCTCGAAGCCGCTCGATCTGCCGTTCGATTTCGCCAAGATCGGCCGGCTGGCGATCTCGGCCTGCGGCACTGCCTATCTCGCCGGCCTGATCGGCAAATACTGGTTCGAGCGCTATGCGCGGCTGCCGGTCGACATCGATGTCGCCTCGGAGTTCCGCTATCGCGAAATGCCGCTGTCGGCCAACGATGCCGCTTTCTTCATCTCGCAGTCGGGTGAGACCGCCGACACGCTGGCCTCGCTGCGCTACTGCCGCAAGGCCGGCATGAAGATCGGCGCCGTCGTCAATGTGCGGGAATCGACCATGGCGCGCGAATCCGACGTCGTGCTGCCGACGCTGGCCGGGCCGGAGATCGGCGTCGCCTCGACCAAGGCTTTTACCTGCCAGCTATCCGTCCTGGCGTCTCTCGCCGTGCGCGCCGGCGTGGCGCGCGGCACGATTTCGAAGGAGCAGGAAAAGACCCTGGTGCGCGCGCTTTCGGAAGCGCCGCGCTATGCCAACCAGGTGCTCAAGCTCGAAGAGCAGATCGAGCGCATCGCGCGCGAACTGTCGCGCTACAAGGACGTGCTCTATCTCGGCCGCGACACCAATTTCCCGCTGGCCATGGAAGGCGCGCTGAAACTCAAGGAAATCTCCTATATCCACGCCGAAGGCTATGCGGCGGGCGAGTTGAAACATGGGCCGATCGCGCTGATCGACGAGAACATGCCGGTCATCGTGATCGCGCCGCATGACCGCATCTTCGAGAAAACCGTGTCGAACATGCAGGAAGTGGCGGCGCGTGGCGGCAAGATCATCCTGATCACCGACAGCAAGGGCGCAGCGCACTCAAGCGTGAAGACGATGGAGACGATCATCCTGCCGGATGTGCCGGAAATCATCTCGCCGATCATCTACGCGCTGCCGATCCAGATGCTGGCCTATTTCGCCGCCGTGTTCATGGGCACCGACGTCGACCAGCCGCGCAATCTGGCGAAGTCGGTGACGGTGGAGTAG
- a CDS encoding DUF502 domain-containing protein, producing the protein MSDAPKTSGMTRLRNYFLTGFIVCAPLAITAYIAWSFIGWVDSWVKPYIPARYSPDTYLPFPVPGFGLIVALILITLIGFLTANIVGRAIVGFGERLLGRMPLVRGIYGSLKQIFETVLSNKGDMFRQVGLVEYPRKGVWSLVFVAGGKETEINEKLDQEGDPLIAVFMPCTPNPTTGFLMYVLKSDIVLLDMTIEDGAKLIVSAGLVAPEVKSKMVTLNGEPINGTVANPPLGSHPARKSRTASSRPNK; encoded by the coding sequence ATGTCCGATGCTCCCAAGACCTCCGGCATGACCCGGCTGAGGAACTATTTCCTCACGGGCTTCATCGTCTGCGCGCCTTTGGCGATCACCGCCTATATCGCCTGGTCGTTCATCGGCTGGGTCGATTCCTGGGTAAAGCCCTATATTCCGGCGCGTTACAGCCCCGACACCTATCTGCCATTTCCGGTCCCGGGATTCGGGCTGATCGTTGCACTGATCCTGATCACGCTGATCGGTTTTCTCACCGCCAACATTGTCGGCCGCGCCATTGTCGGTTTCGGTGAGCGCCTGCTTGGCCGCATGCCGCTGGTGCGCGGCATCTATGGCTCGCTGAAGCAGATTTTCGAGACCGTGCTGTCGAACAAGGGCGACATGTTCCGCCAGGTCGGGCTGGTCGAATATCCGCGCAAGGGCGTGTGGTCGCTGGTCTTCGTCGCCGGCGGGAAGGAAACCGAGATCAATGAGAAGCTCGATCAGGAAGGCGATCCGCTGATCGCCGTGTTCATGCCTTGCACGCCGAACCCGACGACCGGCTTCCTGATGTATGTGCTGAAGTCGGACATTGTGCTGCTCGACATGACGATCGAGGATGGCGCCAAGCTGATCGTGTCGGCCGGGCTGGTGGCGCCCGAAGTGAAGAGCAAGATGGTGACGCTGAATGGCGAGCCGATCAACGGAACGGTGGCCAATCCGCCGCTAGGATCTCATCCGGCGCGCAAAAGCCGTACGGCCTCGTCGCGGCCGAACAAATAG
- the recG gene encoding ATP-dependent DNA helicase RecG gives MRPSILDPLFVPITSLAGVGPKVGALIEKVVAADLGDRAARAGDLLFVLPHTVIDRRSRPGIAGSAEGQIVTLDVRIDRHQPPPRGNRSVPYRVYAHDDTGEIGLTFFHAHAAYLEKAMPVGEHVVVSGRMEWFNGRPTMVHPDHIALASEAENLPLVEPVYPLTAGLSGKVLRRAIGQALARLPELPEWQDGAFMRRHTFPAFADALARIHNPADPIDVSIDGAAWRRLAYDELLAGQVSLALVRSKIRRLSGRPLVGDGRIVEKLRAALPYSLTSSQEFALAEINADLADPERMLRLLQGDVGSGKTVVALLAMARAVEAGGQAALMAPTEILARQHLATIAPLAAKVGLRIAILTGREKGRERTETLAGLASGEIDIVVGTHALFQETVTFHDLVLAVIDEQHRFGVHQRLAITAKGDAPDMLVMTATPIPRTLVLTAFGDMDVSKLTEKPAGRQPIRTVTLPLERLDELVGRMEDAVAGGQKVYWICPLVEESEEIKLMSAEDRFASLKPLFGDRIGLVHGRMKGAEKDEAMRAFKEGETRILIATTVIEVGVDVPDATVMVIEHAERFGLAQLHQLRGRVGRGDKPSSCVLLYKDPLGETAKRRLSVMRETEDGFLIAEEDLKLRGEGELLGTRQSGTPGFQVARIEAHADLLEAARDDARLILSRDPELQSDRGEALRLLLYLFGRDEAVRLLRAG, from the coding sequence ATGCGTCCTTCCATCCTCGATCCGCTGTTTGTTCCGATCACTTCGCTTGCCGGCGTCGGGCCGAAGGTTGGCGCGCTGATCGAGAAGGTTGTTGCCGCCGATCTCGGCGATCGCGCCGCACGTGCCGGCGATCTTCTGTTCGTGCTGCCGCATACCGTCATCGACCGCCGCAGCCGGCCGGGCATTGCAGGTTCCGCGGAAGGCCAGATCGTAACGCTCGACGTGCGCATCGACCGCCACCAGCCGCCGCCGCGTGGCAACCGGTCGGTGCCCTACCGGGTCTACGCTCATGACGATACCGGCGAAATCGGCCTGACCTTTTTCCATGCGCATGCCGCCTATCTCGAAAAGGCAATGCCTGTCGGCGAGCATGTCGTGGTCTCGGGCCGCATGGAATGGTTCAACGGCCGCCCGACCATGGTCCACCCCGACCATATCGCGCTGGCCAGCGAGGCGGAAAACCTGCCGCTGGTCGAACCGGTCTATCCGCTCACCGCCGGGCTTTCGGGCAAGGTGCTGCGCCGGGCGATCGGTCAGGCGCTGGCGCGCTTGCCCGAATTGCCGGAATGGCAGGATGGCGCCTTCATGCGCCGGCACACTTTCCCGGCCTTTGCCGACGCGCTCGCCCGCATCCACAATCCGGCCGACCCTATCGATGTTTCCATCGATGGCGCGGCCTGGCGGCGTCTTGCCTATGACGAATTGCTGGCGGGCCAGGTCTCGCTGGCGCTGGTCCGGTCAAAGATCCGCCGCCTGTCCGGCCGCCCGCTGGTCGGCGACGGCCGCATCGTCGAGAAACTGCGTGCCGCCCTTCCCTATTCACTGACATCAAGCCAGGAATTCGCGCTGGCTGAAATCAATGCTGACCTTGCCGACCCCGAGCGCATGCTGCGGCTGCTGCAGGGCGATGTCGGCTCCGGCAAGACGGTGGTCGCGTTGCTTGCCATGGCACGCGCGGTCGAGGCCGGCGGCCAGGCGGCGCTGATGGCGCCGACCGAAATCCTGGCCCGCCAGCATCTGGCGACGATTGCTCCGCTCGCCGCCAAGGTCGGGCTGCGCATTGCCATTCTGACCGGCCGCGAAAAGGGCCGCGAGCGCACCGAAACGCTCGCCGGCCTCGCAAGCGGCGAGATCGACATCGTCGTCGGCACCCACGCGCTGTTCCAGGAGACGGTCACTTTCCACGATCTGGTCCTGGCCGTCATCGACGAGCAGCATCGTTTTGGCGTCCACCAGCGGCTTGCCATCACCGCCAAGGGCGACGCGCCAGACATGCTGGTGATGACCGCGACACCGATCCCGCGCACGCTGGTGCTAACCGCCTTCGGCGACATGGATGTCTCCAAGTTGACGGAGAAGCCGGCCGGCCGCCAGCCGATCCGCACCGTCACCTTGCCGCTAGAGAGGCTCGACGAACTGGTTGGCCGCATGGAGGACGCAGTCGCCGGGGGCCAGAAAGTCTACTGGATCTGTCCGCTGGTCGAGGAATCCGAAGAGATCAAGCTGATGTCGGCCGAGGATCGCTTCGCTTCGCTGAAGCCGCTGTTCGGCGACCGCATCGGCCTCGTCCACGGCCGCATGAAGGGCGCCGAGAAGGATGAGGCGATGCGCGCCTTCAAAGAGGGCGAGACGCGCATCCTGATCGCCACCACGGTCATCGAGGTCGGCGTCGATGTGCCGGACGCCACCGTCATGGTCATCGAACATGCCGAGCGCTTTGGCCTTGCGCAACTGCACCAGCTGCGCGGCCGGGTCGGGCGCGGCGACAAGCCATCCTCCTGCGTGCTGCTCTACAAGGACCCGCTCGGCGAGACGGCAAAACGCCGGCTGTCGGTGATGCGAGAGACCGAGGACGGTTTCCTGATCGCCGAGGAGGATCTGAAATTGCGCGGCGAAGGCGAACTTCTGGGCACCCGCCAGTCGGGTACACCGGGTTTCCAGGTGGCGCGCATCGAGGCGCATGCCGACCTGCTGGAGGCCGCCCGCGACGATGCCAGGCTGATCCTGTCGCGCGACCCGGAGCTGCAATCCGACCGCGGCGAGGCGCTGCGCCTGCTGCTCTATTTGTTCGGCCGCGACGAGGCCGTACGGCTTTTGCGCGCCGGATGA
- a CDS encoding succinate dehydrogenase assembly factor 2: MTGTKRSSEGLDARRRKLLFRSWHRGMREMDLILGTFADTEIGALTAKEIDQYEGLLDIPDTEFLPLITGERPVPADIDCAVLQKILASRRTMTF; encoded by the coding sequence ATGACTGGAACGAAACGATCAAGCGAGGGGCTGGACGCCCGCCGCCGCAAGCTCTTGTTCCGTTCCTGGCATCGCGGCATGCGCGAGATGGATTTGATCCTCGGCACCTTCGCCGATACCGAGATCGGTGCCTTGACGGCTAAGGAAATCGACCAATATGAAGGGCTTCTCGATATTCCCGACACCGAATTCCTGCCGCTGATCACTGGCGAACGCCCGGTGCCGGCGGATATCGATTGTGCCGTCCTGCAAAAGATCCTGGCGTCCCGCCGGACCATGACATTCTGA
- the mfd gene encoding transcription-repair coupling factor yields MSLIPTIGLPKGRAGQFIVDGVADGYEAFALVQAALEIAPDKPVLFVARDGQRLPAIIEALAFAAPGLPVLELPAWDCLPYDRVSPGSDAAAKRLDALTAMIALAKKPHRAVILTTANALLQRIPPADLVEAQTFHARPGNQIDMNALVSRLETSGFERVPTVRGVGEFAVRGGILDLFAPGWTEALRLDFFGDTLESIRVFDAATQRTTGQRKSMALQAMSEVALTPETISRFRRSYIEAFGAPQRDDGLYAAVSEGRRFAGMEHWLPFFYERLETVFDYLPDTPVIFDHLAHEALAERHTLILDHYEARKKQADAALKDAVPYKPVAPDLLYLSPENLIASLGPREAIDFTPFDAPDAGAKKVYHAGSRHGRSFVEERADPNANVFDVVVRHLADERAARRRVVVAGWTEGSLDRLGQILAEHHLGNLKQVETLAEAEQLEPGQAALAVLPLESGFETEKLVVVAEQDILGDRLIRRSKRKKRASDFIAEASALSAGDIVVHADHGIGRFIGLRTIEAVGAPHDCLEIHYAGDDRLFLPVENIELLSRYGSDSAEATLDKLGGGAWQSRKAKLKRRLLDMAGQLIRIAAERQMRAAPALVPAEGLYDEFSARFPYEETDDQQTAIDSVRDDLGAGKPMDRLICGDVGFGKTEVALRAAFIAAMEGFQVAVVVPTTLLSRQHFKTFSQRFSGLPIRVAQASRLVGAKELTETKKGIAEGQVDIVIGTHALLGSAISFKNLGLLIIDEEQHFGVKHKERLKDLKTDVHVLTLSATPIPRTLQLALTGVRELSLIATPPVDRMAVRTFISPFDPLVIRETLLRERYRGGHSFYVVPRISDLAEIHDFLKETVPELKVAVAHGQMPPGELDDIMNAFYDGQYDVLLSTTIVESGLDIPTANTLIIHRADMFGLSQLYQLRGRVGRSKVRAYALFTLPANRKLTDTAERRLKVLQSLDTLGAGFQLASHDLDIRGAGNLLGEEQSGHIKEVGFELYQQMLEEAVAEVKDSGEVQDGGWSPQIAVGTAVMIPESYVPDLQLRLALYRRLGDLENTEEIDAFGAELIDRFGPLPDEVKHLLKIVFIKALCRKANVEKLDAGPKGVVIHFRKREFSNPVGLVKFIGEQGSLAKIRPDHSVVFVRDWPTPDKRLAGSAVVMTQLARLVEKAA; encoded by the coding sequence ATGAGCCTCATTCCCACCATTGGCCTGCCGAAAGGCCGCGCCGGCCAGTTCATCGTCGACGGGGTCGCCGATGGCTACGAGGCGTTTGCGCTGGTGCAGGCCGCCCTCGAAATCGCACCCGACAAGCCGGTGCTGTTCGTGGCGCGCGACGGACAGCGCCTGCCGGCGATCATCGAGGCGCTGGCCTTCGCCGCACCCGGCCTGCCGGTGCTGGAACTGCCGGCCTGGGACTGTCTGCCCTACGATCGCGTTTCGCCCGGTTCGGACGCCGCAGCCAAGCGCCTCGACGCGCTGACCGCCATGATCGCGCTGGCGAAGAAACCGCATCGCGCCGTCATCCTCACCACCGCCAATGCGTTGCTGCAGCGCATTCCGCCGGCCGACCTGGTCGAGGCGCAGACTTTCCACGCCAGGCCCGGCAACCAGATCGACATGAACGCGCTGGTGTCGCGGCTGGAAACATCGGGGTTCGAACGCGTGCCGACCGTGCGCGGCGTCGGTGAATTCGCGGTGCGCGGCGGCATTCTGGACCTCTTCGCCCCCGGCTGGACCGAGGCGCTGAGGCTCGACTTCTTCGGCGATACACTGGAATCGATCCGGGTCTTCGATGCCGCCACCCAGCGCACCACCGGCCAGCGCAAGTCGATGGCGCTGCAGGCGATGAGCGAAGTAGCGCTGACGCCCGAAACCATCAGCCGCTTCCGCCGCTCCTATATCGAGGCCTTTGGCGCACCCCAGCGCGACGACGGGCTCTATGCAGCGGTCAGCGAAGGCCGGCGCTTCGCCGGCATGGAGCACTGGCTGCCGTTCTTCTATGAGCGGCTGGAGACCGTATTCGACTATCTCCCTGACACGCCGGTCATCTTCGATCACTTGGCGCATGAGGCGCTGGCCGAGCGCCACACGCTGATCCTCGACCACTATGAAGCGCGCAAAAAGCAGGCCGATGCCGCATTGAAGGATGCCGTGCCCTACAAGCCGGTGGCACCGGACCTGCTTTACCTCTCGCCGGAAAACCTGATCGCCTCGCTCGGGCCAAGGGAAGCGATCGACTTCACGCCCTTTGATGCGCCCGATGCCGGCGCGAAAAAGGTCTATCACGCCGGCTCGCGCCATGGCCGCAGCTTCGTCGAGGAGCGCGCCGACCCCAACGCCAACGTCTTCGACGTCGTCGTCAGGCACCTTGCCGACGAGCGCGCGGCGCGCCGGCGTGTCGTGGTCGCGGGCTGGACCGAAGGCTCGCTTGACAGGCTTGGGCAGATTCTGGCCGAGCATCATCTCGGCAATCTCAAGCAGGTGGAAACACTTGCGGAAGCCGAACAGCTCGAGCCGGGGCAGGCGGCATTGGCCGTATTGCCGCTCGAATCCGGCTTCGAGACCGAAAAACTGGTCGTCGTCGCCGAACAGGATATTCTGGGCGACCGGCTGATCCGGCGTTCGAAGCGCAAGAAGCGCGCTTCCGACTTCATTGCCGAAGCCTCGGCCTTGTCGGCCGGCGATATCGTCGTCCATGCCGACCATGGCATTGGTCGCTTCATCGGCCTGCGCACCATCGAAGCCGTTGGTGCGCCGCATGATTGCCTGGAAATCCACTATGCCGGCGATGACCGGCTGTTCCTGCCGGTGGAAAATATCGAGCTCCTGTCGCGCTACGGCTCCGATTCCGCCGAGGCGACGCTGGACAAGCTTGGCGGCGGCGCCTGGCAGTCGCGCAAGGCAAAGCTGAAGCGGCGCCTGCTCGACATGGCCGGTCAGCTGATCCGCATCGCCGCCGAGCGGCAGATGCGCGCCGCGCCGGCGCTGGTGCCGGCCGAAGGCCTCTATGACGAATTCTCAGCCCGTTTCCCCTATGAGGAGACCGACGACCAGCAGACGGCGATCGACTCGGTCAGGGATGACCTTGGCGCCGGCAAGCCGATGGACCGGCTGATCTGCGGCGATGTCGGCTTCGGCAAGACCGAAGTGGCGCTGCGCGCCGCCTTCATCGCGGCGATGGAAGGGTTCCAGGTCGCCGTGGTGGTGCCGACGACGCTGCTATCGCGTCAGCATTTCAAGACGTTTTCGCAGCGTTTTTCCGGCCTGCCGATCCGTGTCGCCCAGGCCTCGCGGCTGGTGGGCGCCAAGGAACTGACGGAAACCAAAAAGGGCATCGCCGAGGGCCAGGTCGACATCGTCATCGGCACCCATGCGCTGCTCGGCTCCGCCATCTCGTTCAAGAATCTCGGCCTGCTGATCATCGACGAGGAGCAGCATTTTGGCGTCAAGCACAAGGAACGGCTGAAGGATCTGAAGACCGACGTCCACGTGCTGACGCTGTCGGCAACGCCGATCCCGCGTACCTTGCAGCTGGCGCTGACGGGCGTGCGCGAACTGTCGCTGATCGCCACGCCGCCGGTCGACCGCATGGCGGTGCGCACCTTCATTTCGCCCTTCGATCCGCTGGTCATTCGCGAGACGCTGCTTCGCGAGCGCTATCGCGGCGGGCATTCCTTCTATGTCGTTCCACGCATCAGCGATCTCGCTGAAATCCATGATTTCCTGAAGGAAACTGTCCCCGAATTGAAGGTGGCGGTGGCTCATGGCCAGATGCCACCGGGCGAACTCGACGACATCATGAACGCCTTCTATGACGGCCAGTACGATGTGCTTCTGTCGACGACCATCGTCGAATCCGGCCTCGACATTCCGACCGCCAACACGCTGATCATCCATCGCGCCGACATGTTCGGCCTGTCGCAGCTCTACCAGCTGCGCGGCCGCGTCGGGCGTTCGAAGGTGCGCGCCTATGCGCTGTTCACGCTGCCGGCCAACCGCAAGCTCACCGACACCGCCGAGCGCCGGCTGAAAGTGCTGCAGTCGCTCGACACGCTGGGTGCCGGCTTCCAGCTCGCCAGCCACGATCTCGATATCCGTGGCGCCGGCAATCTTCTCGGCGAGGAGCAGTCGGGCCATATCAAGGAGGTCGGCTTCGAGCTCTACCAGCAGATGCTGGAGGAGGCGGTGGCCGAGGTGAAGGATTCCGGCGAGGTCCAGGATGGCGGCTGGTCGCCGCAGATCGCCGTCGGCACGGCGGTGATGATCCCGGAAAGCTATGTGCCGGACCTGCAGCTCAGACTGGCGCTCTACCGCCGTCTCGGCGACCTCGAAAACACCGAGGAGATCGATGCTTTCGGCGCGGAACTGATCGATCGGTTCGGGCCGCTGCCGGACGAGGTGAAGCATCTCCTGAAGATCGTCTTCATCAAGGCGCTTTGCCGCAAGGCCAATGTCGAGAAGCTCGACGCCGGGCCGAAGGGCGTCGTCATCCATTTCCGCAAGCGCGAATTCTCCAACCCGGTCGGGCTGGTCAAGTTCATCGGCGAGCAGGGCTCTCTGGCCAAGATCCGGCCGGACCACAGCGTTGTCTTCGTGCGCGATTGGCCGACGCCGGACAAGCGCCTGGCGGGTTCGGCGGTGGTGATGACACAGCTGGCAAGGCTGGTGGAGAAGGCGGCCTGA